One part of the Vidua chalybeata isolate OUT-0048 chromosome 11, bVidCha1 merged haplotype, whole genome shotgun sequence genome encodes these proteins:
- the LOC128793612 gene encoding metallothionein-1 — MDSQDCPCATGGTCTCGDNCKCKNCKCTSCKKGCCSCCPAGCAKCAQGCVCKGPPSAKCSCCK, encoded by the exons ATGGATTCTCAGGATTGCCCTTGTGCCACAG GTGGCACCTGTACCTGCGGGGACAACTGTAAATGCAAAAACTGCAAATGCACATCGTGCAAAAAAG gctgctgctcctgctgcccagctggaTGTGCCAAGTGTGCACAGGGCTGCGTCTGCAAGGGGCCCCCCTCTGCcaagtgcagctgctgcaaatAG